The Prevotella herbatica genome contains the following window.
CATATAATTTTATTGTCAGATAGTTCTTTCCAGTCAATCGCAAAAGGATAGAAATTGTTTTCTTTGAAATACATCATGGGAAACAGTTCGTCCATGAGTCCGCTTTTCAGCCATCCCTGTGCATCTTGTAACACCTTTGAGTAGGCGTTCCAGCCATGACTCCAGTATCTTGTAAGGTCATCAGCTTTTCCGATAGGCGAACAACTCATTTTCACCCAAGGCTTAATACTTTTTACTTGATGGCTGATAGCCTCTACGATTCTAGTGATATATTGTCTTCCTTGATTTCCGCTAACCTTAATTTTCCATGTTTCAGGATATCTTATATAGTCAAGGTTGATTCCATCTATATCATATTTCTCAGTAATCTCTTTGCATAAAGTCGCAAGATAAGTGGCTGTTTCTGGCATTTCTGGATTCATGTATCCCTCATCAGCAATCTTGCGTATTAATCTAGGAAATCTTTGTCGCAGTCTTTTACAGCCTAGAGAATTCCATTTACCAACAGGAATTGTCACAACCCAAGCATGTAGTTCCATTCCTCTTTTGTGGCATTCATTAATTGTAAATTCTAGAGCGTCATAACCAGGGCTCTTTCCAGGACAACCACTAAGGCAACCATCCCAAGGTTCATATTCTGAAGGGTAAATCATTGTACCTCTTACTCGTGTTTGTAAGAGTACAGTATTGATTCCTGCTTTTTGGAGCTTGTCAAGTATATTTGTCAGTTCTTGTTTCTGTTTTTCCATTGATTGGCTATGCTGTGAGTAGCTGTGGGGCCAGTCTAATCCACCAATAGTTGTAAGCCAAACAGCCCTTACTTCTCTTTTTGGTTGAGCAAAGGAGAGTAGGGTAGTTGATAAGAATGTCAAAAGTATAATGAAAGTTCTCCGGTTCATATTTTATCGTTTCTGTGTATAAGATAGAGCTGCACCAATAGCGGTACAGAATTCGCTGTATTTTGGTATTCTGAAATGTACACCATATAGTTTTTCCATAGAAGGGTAGACTTCTCTACACTGTGGCAGTAGTGTTAGATTTCCAATAATCACGAAATCCTTTATTCCACTTCCTTGGCTGCTTAATATACTACTAGAACCTACGGCTTGCAATACCATATAGATTAATCCAATCGCAATATCTTCACGGCTTGCATTTGCTTTAGCGTTACTAAACAAACTAGCAGTCGCTGTCATAGGCAATCCAGGTAATGGTTTTGCGCTAATGTCACCTATAAGAAGATTAATCTTTGATATATCGCCTTCCATTGCTAATGTTGCAACTTGCATTATATCATCTGTTTGAAGCATTATGCGACTCAGTCCTTGTAATGTTCCCCCGCCAATACCAATACCACCGATATGTCGAATGTCTTCGCCGTCACATTTTACAAGGCTTGTTCCTGTTCCCATACTGACAACAATCATTCTGTCTAGTTTACTTTCATATCTTGCTCCAAGACCGTCAGCAATGAATTCTTCAGCTTTGCCAGTAGACAAACCGTATATGTTTTCATCAATGTATTCGGCCCCTACACCTGTAAGCATTACTTTTTCCACATCCTCCAACTTGATATTGTTGTCGTGAAGATATTTGCCGAAAGCTCCGTATAATGAAGTTATCGGATCAGTTGCCTTAATGCGGAAGGGATTGATAACAACTCCGTCCTCATTAATACCTACAATCTTTGTAGTACTTATGCCTACGTCAATTCCAATTACAATACTCATAATTTTAATTGATTTACTTTATTTTGTATTACAGCTCTTCTCGTTTGGAGTAGAACGCTTGTTAATATCAGTATAATGCCAATATAAAATGAAAGGTTTACATATTTTGCTTCACCAAAGAATATGAATGCCATAAGTACGGTGTAGCAGGGCTCAAGGTTGTATGTAAGGTTTACTGTGAATGCGCTTAATGAACGCAGTGCCTGAATTTGCAGAAGATATAATCCTACAGTGCAGAATAAAGCATGGCAAAGCATCCACCATAAATTGCTCCCACTAGGTATCACCTGTATATCTTGATGAATATTGAATATCGTTGTATATATTGGTATAATTGCTGTTACAATAATCAATCCTGCAGACATTTCATAAAATAATACCGTTCTGCTTTTTATACCTTTACTATATTTCTTGTTGAAAATTGAATATATGGAACTAATTGCAGCACTTCCCACACCAATCAGTATTCCG
Protein-coding sequences here:
- the coaW gene encoding type II pantothenate kinase → MSIVIGIDVGISTTKIVGINEDGVVINPFRIKATDPITSLYGAFGKYLHDNNIKLEDVEKVMLTGVGAEYIDENIYGLSTGKAEEFIADGLGARYESKLDRMIVVSMGTGTSLVKCDGEDIRHIGGIGIGGGTLQGLSRIMLQTDDIMQVATLAMEGDISKINLLIGDISAKPLPGLPMTATASLFSNAKANASREDIAIGLIYMVLQAVGSSSILSSQGSGIKDFVIIGNLTLLPQCREVYPSMEKLYGVHFRIPKYSEFCTAIGAALSYTQKR
- a CDS encoding glycoside hydrolase family 10 protein codes for the protein MNRRTFIILLTFLSTTLLSFAQPKREVRAVWLTTIGGLDWPHSYSQHSQSMEKQKQELTNILDKLQKAGINTVLLQTRVRGTMIYPSEYEPWDGCLSGCPGKSPGYDALEFTINECHKRGMELHAWVVTIPVGKWNSLGCKRLRQRFPRLIRKIADEGYMNPEMPETATYLATLCKEITEKYDIDGINLDYIRYPETWKIKVSGNQGRQYITRIVEAISHQVKSIKPWVKMSCSPIGKADDLTRYWSHGWNAYSKVLQDAQGWLKSGLMDELFPMMYFKENNFYPFAIDWKELSDNKIICPGLGIYFMSPSEKDWSLDDITREMEITRQYGMGHAYFRSKFFTDDTKGIYDFAKNEFDTSPALVPAMTWIDSIAPKAPTGLTKSNGVLRWNKEKDITYNIYSSRTWPVDTSKPENLMLTRQETNIISIPVNDDRYYAVAAMDRYGNESEAVQSVSKVCNTSNLISNDGKKAILPTWCKECDGMIIATGLNGNGIKTLHAKSNVVDITSLEDGMYTIRIINKKGISHRIGFIKIKRF
- a CDS encoding DMT family transporter translates to MEKTNKAFIQLHLSVMLAGFTGLFGKLITLNEVDIVWYRMFFTSLILIVFTGLPKISLKKLAQLAMCGALLGLHWMMFYGSIKASNVSIGVICYSLVGVFTAIFEPAILKRRFSWTEIAFSLITVLGLLCVFSFDSRYRYGILIGVGSAAISSIYSIFNKKYSKGIKSRTVLFYEMSAGLIIVTAIIPIYTTIFNIHQDIQVIPSGSNLWWMLCHALFCTVGLYLLQIQALRSLSAFTVNLTYNLEPCYTVLMAFIFFGEAKYVNLSFYIGIILILTSVLLQTRRAVIQNKVNQLKL